One segment of Lytechinus variegatus isolate NC3 chromosome 13, Lvar_3.0, whole genome shotgun sequence DNA contains the following:
- the LOC121426388 gene encoding uncharacterized protein LOC121426388, which produces MRSLSTQRLQRRYAMRPTKLNIRILIILVVFVLALVRVSFWFIRQDDGFQFVELLDEEYNDVSESDGTQGSDIGGTFGEENSDREVDYEFDERNSDFDDTKNGAIRSNNSEEYYYDASEGKGREIRKEWSVHSKVTIETSLKNNTTNFVSMVAGNTTLNKTNNVSRNPVRGDDFESDTDVGSEVTGDDVEGADDGGRNDTLEIELTDEARMNQIAMVTAERGDAHQPHSYNQLPLTVQNGDSIHVDRYENKNDMEHKTIENREKEE; this is translated from the exons ATGAGGTCATTAAG CACACAAAGACTTCAACGTCGATACGCGATGAGACCAACTAAACTCAATATAAGAATCCTGATCATACTCGTAGTCTTTGTCCTAGCCTTGGTTCGAGTTAGCTTTTGGTTTATCAGACAAG ATGATGGATTTCAATTCGTGGAACTTCTGGATGAGGAATACAACGATGTGAGCGAATCAGACGGAACGCAGGGCTCAGACATCGGCGGAACCTTCGGGGAGGAGAACAGTGACAGGGAAGTTGACTATGAATTCGATGAAAGAAATTCAGACTTTGACGATACCAAGAACGGTGCTATAAGGTCCAACAACTCCGAGGAGTATTATTACGATGCGAGTGAAGGTAAAGGCAGGGAGATTAGAAAAGAGTGGTCTGTGCACTCCAAAGTGACTATTGAGACTAGTTTGAAAAATAACACAACGAATTTCGTTTCTATGGTCGCCGGGAACACCACACTGAATAAAACTAACAATGTCAGCAGGAATCCAGTGAGAGGGGACGACTTCGAATCCGACACCGACGTCGGCTCTGAGGTAACTGGAGATGACGTTGAGGGGGCCGATGACGGCGGACGGAACGATACCCTTGAGATAGAGCTTACCGATGAGGCAAGAATGAACCAGATTGCCATGGTAACTGCCGAGCGTGGTGATGCTCATCAACCCCACAGTTATAATCAGCTTCCGCTCACGGTTCAAAATGGGGATTCCATACACGTGGATAGATATGAAAACAAGAATGACATGGAACATAAGACAATAGAGAATAGAGAAAAGGAGGAATGA